Below is a genomic region from Neisseria zoodegmatis.
GCGCCGAAGAGTGCTGAAACGGCTTGCCGTTTATTGCAGAGTGCTATTGATAACGGTCATGAGCACGCAGCCCAGCTTAATCAGCTGTTAACGCAATGGCGACGGGAAATCAGGGCTTAGGCCGATCAATCTCGGGTGTTGGATTGCTAGTTGAAAGTGGAAGAGAGCCGGAAATCGTGAGTTTATTAACCGGATTAAGGTATTAGAGCTATTTTCCTTTTAGTGTTACTTCCTAGATTAGAGGCCGTCTGAAAAAATAATTTCAGACGGCCTTTGGTTTATCCAGTCGTTGATTTATGAAGAAAACAGCGGCTTTGGTTTTTAAGTTCGCTTTATGAGTTAAGCAAGCTCTCGTCCAACATTAAGTCTTCGCTCTTATTCACACGGATTTTGCGTTCCAATACGTTTTTGGCAATGTCTTGCGCTTCAATCAACGAGTGCATTTGGTAAGTGCCGCATTGGTATTCGTTTAATTCAGGAATCTCGTTTTGATTCTGCACGTTTAATACGTCCTGCATCGAAGCCAGCCAAGCTGCGGCAACTTGTTCTTCATCGGGCGTGCCGATCAGGCTCATATAGAAGCCGGTGCGGCAACCCATCGGAGAAATATCAATGATTTCCACGTCTTTGCCGTTTAGATGTTCGCGCATAAATCCGGCAAACAGATGCTCTAATGTGTGAATGCCTTTTTCCGACAAAATCTCACGGTTCGGCACGCAGAAGCGTAAATCATATACGGTAATATCGTCGCCTTTGGGTGTGTGCATGGTTTTTGCTACGCGCACGGCCGGGGCGTGCATGCGGGTATGGTCGACTTTAAAACTGTCCAACAACGGCATAGTGAATTCCTTTTGAAAAAGCGGTGTTATGTGCCTGTAACCATTGTTCAGTTATGGAAATACAGGCGGTTGATTGGGTGGAATCATAACATTTTTTGGCTGAAAGGGCTGAATGCCTTTGCGGAATCTAGGAGGGGTTAGCTACGTCATGGAGGTAACGCGGTATTAGGGCATAGTTGGAAGCTTTTTGCTTTTTAAGGCCGTCTGAAAATAATGTTGTACATTTATGACTTAATGAATTAGACAAAATAAAGGCCTTCGAATACTTCATGCACATTCCCAATACTTTTCATAAATAATTGGAAAATGGAAGTATTCAAAGACCTTTAGGGTTTTAGTTTGCCTTATTCAAACAATACATCGATATCGCCGTCGTTTACTCCCAACGTAGCTTGTTTCGGAGGATGTCCGACGCTTTGTTGCCATTGCAAGAAGCTTTGCGCAATAACCGGAAGTACTTGCTGGTTGAGTAAGTGGTCTATGTTTCGTGCTCCGCTGTCGCTGACGGTGCAAGAAGAGGCGAGCAGATTGATGAATTCATCGCTGTAAACCAGTTTGGTTTGATGTTGTTCATACAGATGCCCCGCCACTTTATTCAACTTCAAGCGGACAATCTCAGCCAAAGCTTCAGTTTGAAGCGGTCTGTATAGGATAACCTGCATCCTTGCCAGCAAAGCTGCTTGGAAATGTTCTACCAAAATAGGGCGGATGGCTTCTTGAAGCTCGGCTTGGGTGTATTCCGGTATTTCTACGGTGTTATCTTCCGCAGCTGCTTCTGTTTGTTCTCCTTCAGCTTGAGCCGCTTCTTCAACATTTTGCTCAACTGCTTCATCGGCAGCAGTTTGTTCGTCGGCTGTTTCTTCAACAGGTTGAAGCAGTTGGATTAATTCGTCCGCACCTAAGTTGGAAGTCATCAAAATAACGGTGTTTTTGAAGTCGATTTCCCTGCCTTCGCCATCGCGCATGATGCCTTTATCGAATACTTGATAGAACAGGTTGAGAATATCTTTGTGCGCTTTTTCGATTTCATCCAGCAAAACCACGCTATAAGGTTTTTGGCGAACCGCTTCGGTTAGGATGCCGCCTTGACCGTAGCCTACATATCCCGGAGGAGAACCTTTAAGCTGAGAAACGGTATGCGCTTCGCGGTATTCCGACATATTGATGGTAATTAATGATTTCTCGCCGCCGAAGAGCGCATCAGCCAAGGCTAAAGCGGTTTCGGTTTTGCCAACGCCGGAAGGACCGGAGAGAAGGAATACGCCCAATGGTGATTCATTTGTTTTCAAGCCTGCTTTAACGGCGCGGAGGCTTTGGGCAATGGCATGAATGGCTTCGTCTTGGCCGACTACACGTTTGGACATGATGTCTTCCAATTGCAGCAGATTGGCCAGT
It encodes:
- the luxS gene encoding S-ribosylhomocysteine lyase, which codes for MPLLDSFKVDHTRMHAPAVRVAKTMHTPKGDDITVYDLRFCVPNREILSEKGIHTLEHLFAGFMREHLNGKDVEIIDISPMGCRTGFYMSLIGTPDEEQVAAAWLASMQDVLNVQNQNEIPELNEYQCGTYQMHSLIEAQDIAKNVLERKIRVNKSEDLMLDESLLNS